In Xiphophorus couchianus chromosome 8, X_couchianus-1.0, whole genome shotgun sequence, the following proteins share a genomic window:
- the wbp1 gene encoding WW domain-binding protein 1, which translates to MPQKTLGSIVGLLCTGTCLVQGKEFCSGVNNEQYRCEMGYCCGETECCTYYYELWWFWLVWTLIIMLSCCCAYRHRRVKMRLQQEQRQREISLMAYQGASSSFITPPPLNLRFWNDCKLPDYEEVVGHPPTPPPPYSENPPESAPAAAPQISQPVSVSVPRMFPDAEPAAHRQASGVSSVEGAMSQADQPQSREEESVDVLLSGAAAVEGEDEEDDELVTRRRHVTGDSGIEVCVCQLDVDEGSGPEEESDEENWMCKGAGRDCCSGRPQETFRQKECSSELPCQSANTSTGDHMV; encoded by the exons ATGCCACAGAAAACACTGGGATCCATTGTAGGTCTTCTTTGTACCGGGACCTGTCTGGTGCAG GGAAAAGAATTTTGTTCGGGGGTAAATAATGAACAGTACCGCTGTGAGATGGGTTACTGCTGTGGGGAGACAGAATGCTGCACTTACTACTACGAACTATGGT GGTTCTGGTTGGTATGGACGCTAATCATAATGCTCAGTTGCTGTTGTGCCTACCGACACCGGAGAGTTAAAATGCGTCTGCAACAGGAGCAACGGCAACGTGAGATCAGCCTAATGGCCTATCAGGGTGCTTCCAGCTCCTTCATTACACCGCCACCTCTCAATTTAA GGTTTTGGAATGACTGCAAGCTTCCCGACTACGAAGAAGTCGTGGGTCACCCCCCGACCCCGCCTCCCCCGTACTCCGAAAACCCTCCTGAGTCAGCTCCGGCGGCCGCTCCTCAAATAAGCCAGCCGGTGTCTGTCTCCGTGCCACGAATGTTCCCTGACGCAGAGCCAGCGGCGCACCGTCAGGCATCCGGCGTCTCGTCAGTTGAGGGGGCAATGTCACAAGCTGACCAACCACAGAGCCGGGAAGAGGAGAGCGTAGATGTTTTGCTGTCGGGGGCGGCGGCGGTGGAGGGGGAAGATGAGGAGGACGACGAGCTCGTAACCCGACGCCGGCACGTGACCGGCGACTCAGGGATTGAGGTTTGCGTTTGCCAGCTGGATGTAGACGAGGGCTCAGGGCCGGAGGAGGAAAGCGATGAGGAAAACTGGATGTGCAAAGGTGCCGGCAGGGACTGCTGCTCCGGACGCCCGCAGGAGACCTTCAGGCAGAAGGAGTGCAGCTCTGAGCTGCCATGCCAGTCCGCCAACACCAGCACTGGAGACCACATGGTGTGA